Genomic segment of Nostoc sp. TCL240-02:
ACTTTATCTCCATCTGCTCAAGAGCGATCGCTCATCTTGTGGTTTGATGAAGTTGGAATTGCTGATATCCCGTTAGTTGGTGGTAAAAATGCCTCACTGGGCGAAATGATTCAACAGCTAACGCCCAAAGGGATTAACGTTCCTACCGGATTCGCCACCACTGCTTACGCTTATCGTCATTTCATCAAATTAGCAGGTTTAGAAGCAAAGCTACGCAAACTCTTTGCTGACTTGGATGTTGAGGATGTCAAAAATTTACGCGAACGAGGGAAAAAAGCGCGATCGCTATTAATCCACACTCCATTCCCTGTAGAATTGCGAGAGGCGATCGCTACAGCCTACCAAAGTCTTTGTGAAATATACCATACAGAGACAGATGTTGCAGTCCGTTCTAGCGCCACTGCCGAGGATTTACCTGACGCTAGTTTTGCTGGACAGCAAGAAACTTACCTCAATGTTGTAGGTGTTGAGGGAGTTTTAGCAGCTTGTCACAAATGCTTTGCTTCCCTATTTACCGATCGCGCCATTTCTTATCGCCACACCAAGAGGTTTGACCACTTTAGCATTGCTCTGGCTGTGGGCGTGCAAAAAATGGTGCGTTCTGACTTAGCAACCTCTGGTGTGATGTTTTCCATTGACACAGAAACCGGATTTAGGGATGCAGCACTAATTACAGCCGCCTATGGTTTAGGTGAAAACGTTGTTCAAGGTTCTGTAAATCCTGATGAATATTATGTTTTTAAACCAACTTTAAAAGCTGGTTTCCGTCCAATTATCGATAAAAAATTGGGCAGTAAAGAACTGAAAATGATTTATGATGACGGCTCCAAATTTACGAAAAATGTTTCGGTTTCCTCCAGCGAGAGAGGTAAATTTGCCCTGAGTGATGAAGAGATTTTACAGCTAGGAACTTGGGCGTGTTTAATTGAAGACCATTACTCTCAAGTCCACGGTATTTTAACTCCAATGGATATCGAGTGGGCAAAAGATGGTATTACTAACCAACTTTTTATTGTGCAAGCGCGTCCCGAAACCGTCCAATCGCAGAAGACAGGAAATGTGCTACGGAGTTATCGGTTGGTATTGGGGAATCGGGAACTTGTACTGAGCGCAGCCGAAGTATGGGGAATCGGGAATGGGGAAAAATCTTCCCAATCTCTAATTCCCTTGGTTACGGGAAGTGCAATTGGGGAAGGTATTAGTCAAGGGAAAGCCCGCTTAATTTTAGATGTTCAGAAACTCGAACAGTTTCAAGTTGGGGAAGTTTTGGTGACAGAGAGAACCGATCCCGACTGGGAACCGATTATGAAACGCGCTAGTGCAATTGTCACCAACTCTGGTGGTAGAACGTGTCACGCCGCAATTATTGCGCGAGAATTGGGTGTACCTGCGATCGTGGGATGTGGCAATGCTACAGAAATTTTGAAACCTGGTCAAGAGGTAACAATTTCTTGCGCTGAAGGAGAAGAAGGAAAAGTTTATGCAGGTTTATTACCTTTTGAAGTTGAAGAAGTTGCTTTAGAGAACTTACCGCGTACCCATACTAAAATTTTAATGAATGTGGGTAATCCCCAAGAAGCATTGAGTTTATCGGCAATTCCTAACGATGGCGTAGGTTTAGCGCGGACAGAATTTATCATTGCTAACCAAATTCAAATTCATCCAATGGCGTTGATTCATTATGAGCTATTAAAAGATGAATTTGCGAAAGCTAAAATTGCTGAAACTACCTCACTTTATGATGACAAAACCCAATATTTTGTAGATAAATTAGCTCAAGGCATTGGTAGAATTGCCGCAGCATTTTATCCTAAACCAGTAATTGTGCGAATGTCAGATTTCAAAAGTAATGAATATGCGAATTTGCTAGGTGGGCGACAGTTTGAACCCAATGAAGAAAACCCGATGTTAGGTTGGCGAGGAGCAGCGCGTTACTATGATGAAGGCTACAGAGAAGCTTTTGCTCTAGAATGTCATGCCCTCAAACGGGTACGGGAAGATATGGGTTTAACGAATGTTATTCCAATGATTCCTTTTTGTCGCACTCCCGATGAAGGGCGGTTGGTTTTAGCAGAGATGGCAAAAAATGGTTTAAATCAGGGTGTTAACGGCTTACAGGTTTATGTGATGTGCGAGTTGCCTAGTAATGTGATTCTGGCTGAGGAATTTGCTGAGGTATTTGATGGTTTCTCCATTGGTTCAAATGATTTAACTCAACTAACGCTAGGGATAGATAGGGATTCGGCATTGGTAGCGCGATTGTTTGATGAACGCAGTCCGGCTGTCAAACGAATGGTGAAAATGGTCATCGAAACAGCGAAAAAATGCGATCGCAAAATCGGCATTTGTGGACAAGCACCCAGCGATTATCCAGAATTTGCCCAGTTTTTGGTTGAACAAGGAATTGACTCGATTAGTTTGAATCCAGATTCGGTTTTAAAGACGATGCTAGAAGTGGCAAAAGTTGAGGGTACTAATTCGTAATTCGAGTAATTTATGCCAGTTAGAGACTGTTACCACGAAAACTTGAAGAATGCCCTAATTAAAGATGGCTGGAATGTTACTGACGATCCCTTTCATCTAAAGTGGGGAAAAAAGGATCTTTACGTGGATTTGGCAGCCGAAAAGTTGCTCACAGCAGAAAAAGGAACAGAGAAGATTGCTGTAGAAATCAAAACCTTCAGTGGCGACTCAGAAGTAGCAGACCTAGAACAGGCGATTGGTCAGTACTTTACCTACCTTGCTGTTATGAGCCGTAATTATCAAGATAGGGTTTTGTATATCGCTGTTCATGAGGATGTTTTTACAGATATTTTTGAGGAAGAGCCGCTTGGTAAACTTATATTGGAAGACTACAAAATTCCTCTAATCGTTTTTAATCCAAAGCGGGAGGTTATTGTCCGATGGGTAATTTGGAGCAATACAGGCAACTAATTTGCAGCATTCTTACTGAACACACAAAGATTCCTTACTCTTACGGTAATATTCAGCATGAAACTATCTTTGATCGAGAACAGGATCGATATTTGGTAATGATTCTTGGTCGAGAACCAGTGCCAGAACTCTCTCCAACTGCAACACGCCGCGTTCACGGCTGCTTGATTCACATTGATATTATTGATGGCAAAATTTGGATTCAACGTGATGGCACTGAAGAGGGGGTAGCAACGGAATTGGTAAGGGCTGGTGTGCCGAAGGATCGGATTGTATTGGGATTTCGGTCTGAAGAACTGCGGAAAGATTCAGAATATGCTGTTGCATAACCAACGGTAGTTAAACTTCTGGATAATTGCCCACAGCATAGCGATCGCCATATTTTGTTTGTGTAATTCTCTACAAAACTTTTGACTGCTCAACCATAAGTATCTTACTATTTTGCAGAATGGCAATTTAGTTTAGCCAAAAGCAAGATGACAAATCTTTTGGAAACCGAACGCTTGATCATTCGCAGTTGGATACCCGAACACGATGCCGAACAAGCCTTTATAATTTACAGCGATCCTGAAGTTACGCATTTTCTTGGTAAATCTTCTCGCTCCGCAAGTATTGAATCACAGCGTCAGCGCTTGATTGAAGGTATTGAGCGAATGCATCAACGCAATAATGGTACTGGATCTTGGGCAATTGTCGAAAAGGAAACTACAGCAATTGTGGGAACTATCCTTCTTAAACAATTGCCCGACAAAGATGGTTTAACTACTCAAGATTATGAGGTAGGCTGGCACTTACGGCGAGCTTCTTGGGGTAAAGGGTATGCAACGGAAGCAGGACGAGTTATGCTCAACTACGGATTTAGTGTTTTGAACTTGCCAGTGATTTATGCCGTAGTGAAGCCAGAAAATCATGCCTCAATCCGTGTAACAGAACGATTGGGTATGAAACCAGTGGGGCGAACAAATAATTATTACGGTATTGAACTACTCCTGTTTCAACTAGATGCACTTGAAGAATGGAGGGAGTAACAAGGGAGCAGTTCTTGAGCAGAGGGTAGGAGGGCAAAGCAGTGGAGTTCAAAAACTCGTCGGCGAGTATCAAAGACTCATCCCCTATTCCCAATGCCCAATCCCCCATGCCCAATGACAAATGACAAATGACAAATAACAAATGACTAAAAAGTGGTTCCGAATTGGGATGGTGAGTGTATTTCTTCTCTCACTCGCCTTGAGGTTTTGGGGATTGGAGCGATTCAATACTCTAGTATTTGATGAAGTTTACTTTGCAAAATTTGGTAATGATTATCTCACGCACACACCATTTTTTAATGCTCATCCGCCGCTAAGTCAATATATGATTGGCATCGGCATTTGGATTGGCAGTCACATTCCTTTTTGGCACGATACAGTAAATGGGCTAACGGGTTCAATGCGATCGCCCTGGACTTATCGGTGGTTCAATGCCCTTACTGGCTCATTTATCCCTTTAGTTGTAGCTGCGATCGCTTATCAGTTGAGTTATCGCCGTAGCTTTGCTTTGCTTGCGGGTTTGTTTACAGCTTGTGATGGCATTTTTCTAGTTGAATCCCGCTATGCTTTAAGTAATATTTATATTGTCATCTTTGGTTTATTAGGACACTGGTTTTTATTATTAGCATTAGATAAGCAAAATCGGCGACGTTCATTTTGGTTAGTTTTTGCTGGCATTGCTTTTGGTGCATCAGTCGGTGCTAAATGGAACGGTTTATGGTTTCTATCCGGTGCTTATCTTATTTGGATAGTAGCTTGGGTAATTCAGGGAACGCATTCTTTTTCTAACGCCAAACTCTTTTTTCAATCCCCCTCATTGGAGGAGACAGGAGGCAGGAGGCAGGATAGCGCAGCGTTAGCGAGTCCGCGAGCGTCGGCAGAAGGCAGGAGCCAGGAGTCAGAAGTCAGGAGTCAGGAGGTAGGAATTAGTACTTATTCTCCACCATTTATACCATCTCCCTCATCTGAGTCACCACTACAAAACTTGACTCAGCTAAATATTTTCCAGATGTTATTTTATCTAGGAATAATTCCAGCTTTTATCTATAGCATCATCTGGATTCCTCACCTTCAGCTAGATAAAACTTATGGATTTATTGCAGTACATCAGCAAATTTTGAAATTTCACTTGCATTTAGGTGGTAATAGTTCGGATGTACATCCTTATTGTGCTGCGTGGTACAAATGGCCTTTGATGACTCGACCAATGGCATATTATTATCAAACGGCTGAAAGTATCACTGAACCATTACCTGTCATGGGGCCACCTTTACCTGCTGGTGCTGGACAAGTTATTTATGATGTCCATGCAATGGGCAATCCCTTTTTGTGGTGGTTTGGTGTTGCTGCAATATTGTTTTTAGTAGGAATGCTGGTGTCACAAGCCGTAATGCCTTGGGTGAAGGAAAAACGTTTTTCTGTACCTGCAACTCTTAGTATTGATACTTGGATTGCCTTGTATTTAGTTATAAATTATGCTGCTAACTTAGCACCTTGGGTGGAAGTGACGAGGTGCGTTTTCATATACCATTATATGTGTGCAGTAGTATTTGTATTTTTAGCGATCGCTTGGTTTGTCGATCAGTGTCTTCGCAGCTACTATCAACAACTCCGGGCGCTAGGTGTTACCATTACTTTTATCATTCTCGCTGCTTTTATTTTCTGGATGCCTATTTATCTGGGTTTACCCCTCTCACCTCACGGTTATAAACTGCGGATGTGGTTCAACTCTTGGATTTGATTAAAAGGGCATGGGGCATTGTAATTAATAACTCCTAAATCCTGTACAGACGTGATGAATCACGTCTCCTAACTCTTAAAGAACGCATCAAAGTTTACCCAAAGCAATTACTTGTTAAGTCGCTTCATTCACAACTTATCGTCTGACAAACAAAGCCCGATAAACAGGTTCACCTTTTTTTTGTGTACCCATTTCCCGTTCTGTGGGCACTGGTAGGGGATTTTCTGCTAACCATTCTTCTGTGCCAACTTTCTGATAAGCTGGGTGAGCAGCAAAGTGATCGCGCATTTCCACCGCAATAAATTCCATATCTGATTGCACAAACACAATCCCACCAACTGCAAGATAACTGGCTAACTCCGCCACTAGTTCTGGTTGCACTACACGGCGTTTAGCATGGCGGGTTTTAAACCAAGGATCGGGGAATTGAATTGTAACGCGCTGTAAACTCCCTGGAGGGAGAGAAGATAATAGAGAGTCCAGCGAGTTATTCACATTGCAAAATAAGTAGTGCAGATTTGTTAAAGCCAACTCAGAACTTAACCTATTCGCCTCCACCACCAGAGGTTCTCGAATTTCCAAACCGAGAAAATTCCAGTTGGGTTCTATTTTGGCCATATTTAGCAAAAACTGCCCCTTAGCACAGCCAATATCTAAATGTAGTGGTTGATTTGGCTTTGCATAAATTTTTCCCCAGTCAAGGGGACTTGCTGGTGTTTGATACTTTTTAGCAAGTGGATTAACATGCTGGCGGACTCGGACTGCTGCCAAAATTTCCTCTCCTTTACGTGAAAATATCCTATGGTGTGTGCGATCGCGCCATCAGTTGGCTTTGTTAACAAAATGTACTAAATATCTGGTAATTATTACTCAATTGCCTACATCCATCTATTACGATAGCAACAAGAATGGATTGATTGGTAGTGTCAAAAACCAAAGCTGCAACTACAAGCAAAAAATAACTATATAGTTATTAACTATATCAAGTAAATTCTCATCTTGTTTTAAAGTTATTATGACTATGCTGGAGACAGAGTAATAAGTCATAAGTAATAAGTCATAAGTAATGAGTAATAAGTAATGAGTGGATTATTTTTATTTTTCTTTCAATTTGTTGATTGAAGTTGTTAATATCTTAATAATTATTTCATTCTCTTCTATCAAGTTTTGAAATTTTGATTTTGACACTAACTCCGATTTTATCATTATTTTTATCCAATAAAGGGTTTCACTGGCTTCCTTTAAGGCTATAGAATACTTATTGATAAAGTCTTTATTTGATTGTGCATATTTAGCTTCTGAATAGTTTGCACCATGAAAAATAAGTAATAAGTAATAAGTAATGAGTAATGAGTAATGAGTTAGAGATTTTTACAGATTTTTAGCTCACGGTGAATAAATAATAAATATTTTTTTACTTATTACTCATTACTCCTATTGATGTTCCGCTTCTTAAAAATTGTTTAGACAAGATTTTCCCAGCGTCGTCAAAAGGTCTTTTATTTAGCTCAGAATAAGCTTTGATAACTCTTATCGCCAAATTTTCTGTTCTTTCTTGAATACTGAGATTTGCGTTATAATTAATCATGAGTAAAAAAGAATGTGGTAATTCAATTTTACTTTATAAGTAATGGGTATTTACTCATTACTCATTACTCATTACTCATTACTCATTACTCATTACTCATTACTTAAAGAACGCGAAAAATAACTTTTCTCACTGCAAATTTTACTCAGCAAGGATTGTGCATGATTTTTTAACCCATGAAAAGGTACAAAATCAACACCCTAGTTGAGAACACCAATTTGATGTTGAGTGTGATTTTTGCTTTTTTTACTCAGCACTGGCTCAACGCACCGCTAACAACACTATTTCAGTAATTTTTTATCCTTGGAAACCTCCATTTCCATGTAGGCACTATATTTCAAAAGAAATTAAATTGCAAATTTCTATGGATATAATTGCCCATGAATTTCTGGAATTGAGTAATTTTCAACGCGCTTGGGAAAAGGTAGCAGAAAATCGAGGTTGTGCAGGTGTAGATGGAGAAACTATTGATAAATTTGCTAGCAATCAAACCATTAATATTTATCAATTGCGAAATGCTGTTAGCAATAGTACATACCAACCTCAGCCTTGCAAACAGGTGATTATTCCCAAAAAAAATGGCAGTCGGCGAGAGTTAAAAATACCTACAGTGCGGGATAGAATTGTTCAGCAAGCTCTATTAAATGTGCTTTATCCAATCATGGAGGCTAAATTTTCGTCTGCAAGTTTTGCTTATCGTCCTAATTTATCTTACCTGAATGCAGTAGAAAAAGTAGCTGACTGGCGAGATCATGGTTATTCTTGGGTTTTAGATGCAGATATTGTGAAATTTTTTGATAATATCGACCATCAAAGGTTATTAACACAAGTCAGAATACATATAAATAATCCGGGGATTTTATGTTTGATTAAATCCTGGGTATCAGTTGGAATGTTAACTGAAGAGGGACTGATATTACCCCAAAAGGGCATCCCACAAGGTGCAGTAATTTCGCCGATGCTGGCCAATATTTATCTGCATGAATTTGATGAATTTATTACCGCAACAGATTTAAAACTCGTGCGTTATGCGGATGATTTTCTCATTTTATCACCCACTCAAGAGCGAATTTTACAAGCAAAATTAGAAATCATCAATCTTTTGGATTCTATGGGATTAAGAGCTGATTCGTAAACAAAAGATTAAGCTGCCATTCGTTTTACCATCAGACGAATCAATGAGCCGTAAATCATGGCTTCACTGATCTCTGTGTACAACTCATAATCCTTGCTCAAACGCCGAAATCGATTGAGCCAGCCGAATGTCCTTTCCACAATCCACCGCTTGGGTAATCGTTCAAATGTTTTCGATATTCTCTCAATCACCTCAACACGAACCTGTTCTCCGCAAACTTGCTTGACAGCTTGAGCAAAGTTTTCACCAGAATAGCCTTGATCTACCCAAACAACTTCCAATTTAGACAATTCCTGAGCCGATTCATGGAGTACAACCACAGCCCCCAAACGTTCCGACGCATTAGCTTCAGTCACTAAAACGCCAATCAACAAACCTTGAGAATCCACAACTATATGTCGCTTACGGCCTTTAACTTTCTTACCACCATCGAAACCGTAGACTTCCCCTTTTTTTCCGTTGTCTTCACTGACTGAGAATCGGCGATCGCAACGCTAGAGTGTTCGTCTCTGCCCAAATCTTGTCGCAGTTGATGGCGCACTTGGTCGTGAATTTTCTGCCATATTCCTTTGCGCTGCCATTTCTGAAAGTAGCCGTATACTGTTGTGTAAGGTGGAAGATCATGGGGTAGCATTTCCCACTGACACCCGGTACGTTGCACATAGAAAATAGCATTCAAAATTTCTCGTAAATCTACTTCTACAGGATGCCCAAACCCTTTAGGTTTTGGTAGAAAGGGCTTGATAATTAACCATTCGGCATCGCTTAAATCACTTGGGTAGGGTTTACGCTGTGGATTTTCAATCGCAGGTAGACGGCTCATCGACTACAACATAAATTACACTCGACTTAGCCTATAACCTGAACAAAACCGGATTCAGTTTTCTTTAGATTTTCTTTACGAATCAGCTCTAATGATGAATGCCGAGAAAACTCAAATCACTAGTTTTAACCGGGGTTTTCGGTTTTTAGGTCATGGTTTTTTAGAAAATGCTATTTTTCCAATCGATGTTAATTCAGAGAAGCTGAAATCTGGAATAGAGAAAAGTAAAAGTAAAAAAAAAGTCCCAACATTAGGCAAGAAGCACAAGCACAGAATGCCACAACCTTAGAAGTAGAGACGATATATATCCCAGAGAGGCAATCTAATATCGCGTCTCTACATCAGCCCTTTATTGCAGAAACAGAAGTTGAAGAATTATCTCCAGACAATGACAACGACGAGATTACTCCTTTTCAAAAAAACATCTGGAATCGAGAAATGGCAGCTATATATTTAATTGAGCAAGGAACATCAATATATAAAGACTATCAGCGCTTTATTATTCATGTCTCGGAAAAACCTAAAATAGAAGTTCCCGTTCGAGAGGTTGAGCAGATTATAGTTTTTGGCAACATCCAATTATCAACCCATGTAATTAATGCTTGTCTTCAAGAACGAATTGCTGTACTATTTCTCAGTCAATCTGGTCAATATCACGGTCATTTATGGAGTGAAGAATCTACCAATTTAGATAATCAATTAATCCAAATTGAAAGGCGGGGTGATGACTATTTTCAATTTAGCATATCTAAAGTGATTGTTTTAGGGAAGCTGATCAACTCTAAGCAATTATTAATGCGATTCAACCGCAAGCGCAAACTTGTAGAAGTTGAAAAAGCTATTTTCGGAATCAATCAAGATATTGATTCGCTAGATTTGGTAGATAACTTAGATTCATTGCGCGGTTATGAAGGAATCGCCGCAGCTAGATATTTTCCGGCTTTTGGCAAGTTGATTACCAATTCTGCTTTTAGTTTTTCTCAAAGATTCCGTCAACCACCAACCGATGCTGTCAACTCTTTATTGAGTTTTGGTTATACTCTTTTATTTAACAATGTTTTAAGTTTTATCATTGCAGAGGGAATTTCTCCTTA
This window contains:
- the ppsA gene encoding phosphoenolpyruvate synthase → MTTISKSTLSPSAQERSLILWFDEVGIADIPLVGGKNASLGEMIQQLTPKGINVPTGFATTAYAYRHFIKLAGLEAKLRKLFADLDVEDVKNLRERGKKARSLLIHTPFPVELREAIATAYQSLCEIYHTETDVAVRSSATAEDLPDASFAGQQETYLNVVGVEGVLAACHKCFASLFTDRAISYRHTKRFDHFSIALAVGVQKMVRSDLATSGVMFSIDTETGFRDAALITAAYGLGENVVQGSVNPDEYYVFKPTLKAGFRPIIDKKLGSKELKMIYDDGSKFTKNVSVSSSERGKFALSDEEILQLGTWACLIEDHYSQVHGILTPMDIEWAKDGITNQLFIVQARPETVQSQKTGNVLRSYRLVLGNRELVLSAAEVWGIGNGEKSSQSLIPLVTGSAIGEGISQGKARLILDVQKLEQFQVGEVLVTERTDPDWEPIMKRASAIVTNSGGRTCHAAIIARELGVPAIVGCGNATEILKPGQEVTISCAEGEEGKVYAGLLPFEVEEVALENLPRTHTKILMNVGNPQEALSLSAIPNDGVGLARTEFIIANQIQIHPMALIHYELLKDEFAKAKIAETTSLYDDKTQYFVDKLAQGIGRIAAAFYPKPVIVRMSDFKSNEYANLLGGRQFEPNEENPMLGWRGAARYYDEGYREAFALECHALKRVREDMGLTNVIPMIPFCRTPDEGRLVLAEMAKNGLNQGVNGLQVYVMCELPSNVILAEEFAEVFDGFSIGSNDLTQLTLGIDRDSALVARLFDERSPAVKRMVKMVIETAKKCDRKIGICGQAPSDYPEFAQFLVEQGIDSISLNPDSVLKTMLEVAKVEGTNS
- a CDS encoding element excision factor XisH family protein, which produces MPVRDCYHENLKNALIKDGWNVTDDPFHLKWGKKDLYVDLAAEKLLTAEKGTEKIAVEIKTFSGDSEVADLEQAIGQYFTYLAVMSRNYQDRVLYIAVHEDVFTDIFEEEPLGKLILEDYKIPLIVFNPKREVIVRWVIWSNTGN
- a CDS encoding XisI protein, producing MGNLEQYRQLICSILTEHTKIPYSYGNIQHETIFDREQDRYLVMILGREPVPELSPTATRRVHGCLIHIDIIDGKIWIQRDGTEEGVATELVRAGVPKDRIVLGFRSEELRKDSEYAVA
- a CDS encoding GNAT family N-acetyltransferase is translated as MTNLLETERLIIRSWIPEHDAEQAFIIYSDPEVTHFLGKSSRSASIESQRQRLIEGIERMHQRNNGTGSWAIVEKETTAIVGTILLKQLPDKDGLTTQDYEVGWHLRRASWGKGYATEAGRVMLNYGFSVLNLPVIYAVVKPENHASIRVTERLGMKPVGRTNNYYGIELLLFQLDALEEWRE
- a CDS encoding dolichyl-phosphate-mannose--protein mannosyltransferase, which produces MTKKWFRIGMVSVFLLSLALRFWGLERFNTLVFDEVYFAKFGNDYLTHTPFFNAHPPLSQYMIGIGIWIGSHIPFWHDTVNGLTGSMRSPWTYRWFNALTGSFIPLVVAAIAYQLSYRRSFALLAGLFTACDGIFLVESRYALSNIYIVIFGLLGHWFLLLALDKQNRRRSFWLVFAGIAFGASVGAKWNGLWFLSGAYLIWIVAWVIQGTHSFSNAKLFFQSPSLEETGGRRQDSAALASPRASAEGRSQESEVRSQEVGISTYSPPFIPSPSSESPLQNLTQLNIFQMLFYLGIIPAFIYSIIWIPHLQLDKTYGFIAVHQQILKFHLHLGGNSSDVHPYCAAWYKWPLMTRPMAYYYQTAESITEPLPVMGPPLPAGAGQVIYDVHAMGNPFLWWFGVAAILFLVGMLVSQAVMPWVKEKRFSVPATLSIDTWIALYLVINYAANLAPWVEVTRCVFIYHYMCAVVFVFLAIAWFVDQCLRSYYQQLRALGVTITFIILAAFIFWMPIYLGLPLSPHGYKLRMWFNSWI
- the trmB gene encoding tRNA (guanosine(46)-N7)-methyltransferase TrmB encodes the protein MAAVRVRQHVNPLAKKYQTPASPLDWGKIYAKPNQPLHLDIGCAKGQFLLNMAKIEPNWNFLGLEIREPLVVEANRLSSELALTNLHYLFCNVNNSLDSLLSSLPPGSLQRVTIQFPDPWFKTRHAKRRVVQPELVAELASYLAVGGIVFVQSDMEFIAVEMRDHFAAHPAYQKVGTEEWLAENPLPVPTEREMGTQKKGEPVYRALFVRR
- a CDS encoding four helix bundle protein, translating into MTYYLLLIFHGANYSEAKYAQSNKDFINKYSIALKEASETLYWIKIMIKSELVSKSKFQNLIEENEIIIKILTTSINKLKEK
- a CDS encoding reverse transcriptase domain-containing protein, translating into MDIIAHEFLELSNFQRAWEKVAENRGCAGVDGETIDKFASNQTINIYQLRNAVSNSTYQPQPCKQVIIPKKNGSRRELKIPTVRDRIVQQALLNVLYPIMEAKFSSASFAYRPNLSYLNAVEKVADWRDHGYSWVLDADIVKFFDNIDHQRLLTQVRIHINNPGILCLIKSWVSVGMLTEEGLILPQKGIPQGAVISPMLANIYLHEFDEFITATDLKLVRYADDFLILSPTQERILQAKLEIINLLDSMGLRADS
- a CDS encoding IS5 family transposase (programmed frameshift); the protein is MSRLPAIENPQRKPYPSDLSDAEWLIIKPFLPKPKGFGHPVEVDLREILNAIFYVQRTGCQWEMLPHDLPPYTTVYGYFQKWQRKGIWQKIHDQVRHQLRQDLGRDEHSSVAIADSQSVKTTGKKGEVYGFDGGKKVKGRKRHIVVDSQGLLIGVLVTEANASERLGAVVVLHESAQELSKLEVVWVDQGYSGENFAQAVKQVCGEQVRVEVIERISKTFERLPKRWIVERTFGWLNRFRRLSKDYELYTEISEAMIYGSLIRLMVKRMAA
- the cas1 gene encoding CRISPR-associated endonuclease Cas1; translated protein: MAAIYLIEQGTSIYKDYQRFIIHVSEKPKIEVPVREVEQIIVFGNIQLSTHVINACLQERIAVLFLSQSGQYHGHLWSEESTNLDNQLIQIERRGDDYFQFSISKVIVLGKLINSKQLLMRFNRKRKLVEVEKAIFGINQDIDSLDLVDNLDSLRGYEGIAAARYFPAFGKLITNSAFSFSQRFRQPPTDAVNSLLSFGYTLLFNNVLSFIIAEGISPYLGNFHYGERQKPYLAFDLMEEFRSPVVDSLVLKIINNSIFKPQDFDLVPSTGGIYLSQSARKVFLKQFETRMNEEVSHPDLQSPVTYRHAIQLQVRRYKRSLLSSVAYEPFLRAT